A window of Streptomyces marispadix contains these coding sequences:
- a CDS encoding phospholipase D-like domain-containing protein, with protein sequence MKRTITLITALVVTMLAPTPAHAAVKRAKPPLSCESRTFTSSPGPRFNDPEDPAAQMKIMGPIIESINSASCGQTIRVAMYSISSAHPGPEFAAALIAAHQRGVIVKALMDAHSDNSVWQSLVDELGNDPRASSFAAMCPGGCLTHYAGSSLHAKYYMLSGGSDANRTVTVSSANPTSAQASTAWNSSATVKGNVALYNSYVGYFGAMAKGALNGTGPLAPDYYSSAAATAARKLSPPSYQWPKARSKSDTWVDFLNNVKALTTINIAMFQWTAHGQPGDRNYLELPKKLAGLARTGVKIHILITAGMVDDSVQDYLRNRPNIAVHDTTRDTDVNGYARHYTHDKYMMVSGTYAGTANSKLVFVGSSNWTSNGVWHNDESDLKLVGRSAYDTFMTDWQDQYARCCGTAGRQSIAEDRAENTAREIPIDPSQARE encoded by the coding sequence ATGAAGCGAACGATCACGTTGATCACCGCGCTGGTCGTCACCATGCTGGCGCCGACACCGGCGCATGCCGCGGTCAAGAGGGCCAAGCCCCCGCTCAGTTGCGAGTCCCGGACGTTCACTTCCAGCCCCGGCCCGCGCTTCAACGACCCGGAGGACCCCGCCGCCCAGATGAAGATCATGGGCCCGATCATCGAGTCGATCAACAGCGCAAGCTGCGGGCAGACCATCCGCGTCGCCATGTACTCGATCAGCAGCGCACACCCGGGCCCGGAGTTCGCCGCAGCCCTGATCGCCGCGCACCAGCGCGGCGTCATCGTCAAGGCGCTGATGGACGCTCACAGCGACAACTCGGTCTGGCAGTCGCTGGTCGACGAGTTGGGCAACGACCCGCGGGCCTCCAGCTTCGCCGCCATGTGCCCGGGCGGCTGCCTGACGCACTACGCCGGCTCCTCCCTGCACGCGAAGTACTACATGCTCAGCGGCGGGAGCGACGCGAACAGGACGGTGACCGTCAGCAGCGCCAACCCCACCTCGGCCCAGGCCAGCACGGCGTGGAACAGCAGCGCCACAGTCAAGGGCAACGTCGCCCTGTACAACTCCTACGTCGGCTACTTCGGCGCCATGGCCAAGGGAGCGCTCAACGGCACGGGCCCGCTGGCGCCCGACTACTACAGTTCGGCCGCCGCCACCGCCGCCAGGAAGCTGTCCCCGCCCTCCTACCAGTGGCCCAAGGCACGCTCCAAGAGCGACACTTGGGTCGACTTCCTGAACAACGTCAAGGCGCTTACCACGATCAACATCGCCATGTTCCAGTGGACCGCTCACGGGCAGCCGGGCGACCGGAACTATCTGGAGCTGCCGAAGAAGCTGGCGGGCCTGGCACGTACCGGTGTCAAGATCCACATTCTGATCACCGCCGGAATGGTCGACGACAGCGTGCAGGACTACCTGAGGAACCGGCCGAACATCGCCGTGCACGACACCACCCGCGACACCGACGTCAACGGCTACGCCCGGCACTACACCCACGACAAGTACATGATGGTCAGCGGCACTTACGCGGGTACCGCCAACTCCAAGCTCGTGTTCGTCGGTTCCTCGAACTGGACGAGCAACGGCGTCTGGCACAACGACGAGTCGGACCTGAAGCTCGTCGGCCGCTCCGCCTACGACACGTTCATGACGGACTGGCAGGACCAGTACGCCCGCTGCTGCGGGACCGCGGGGCGCCAGTCGATCGCCGAGGACCGCGCCGAGAACACGGCGCGAGAGATTCCGATCGACCCGAGCCAGGCCCGGGAATAG